The genomic DNA CTTGGACGTACTCCATATGCCGACCGGCTGCGGTACATGGCCGGGTGAGTGATTGCTCTCGCCGTCAAGGATCCAGAATGCTAATTCTATCCTTCCCATCTCAGCCTTCTGGACTTCTACCATCGGTCACTGGCCTGAAGGTGGCGAAatcgacatcatcgaagGTGTGAACGGTAAAGGTACCAATCAAGGTACACTTCACACCACTCCTGGCTGTACCATGCCACAAAACATGGATGCTACTGGTCAACTCCTCAAAACAGACTGTGCTGTCCATGGCAACGACAACCAAGGATGTGGTGTCAAGGACAAACGATCGGATTCCTTCGGTCCTGCTTTCAACAAGGATCAGGGCGGTTGGAGAGTCCAACCTTGAAGTTGCCTCTTACCTCAGTCAGGCTTACTTGTACATGACTTAGTACATGACTTAGGTATGCCATGCAACGATCTATCACCGGTATCAAGATGTGGTTCTGGCCACGAGACGGTCAGGTACCACCTGACGTTAAGACTGGCCCAGCCAGTGTTGATCCCTCTAAATGGGGCAAACCATTCGCCAATTTCCCCTCGACTCATTGCAACATGAGACAGCACTTCGGTAAACACAGAATTATCGTGAGTCGATCTTGTTTTGAATGAGGAGACGTTGGCTGAAAGTGTCGTATAGCTGAATATTAGCTTGTGCGGGGACTGGGCAGGAGCCGTCTACAACCAACAAGGATGTCCTGGAACATGCGCGACACATGTCGACAACGATCCGGCCGCTTTCCGAGAGGCTTACTGGAAGATCAGAGGGTTGAGGGTCTACGCTGATAACGCTCGAGAGTTAGACTACgaaggtgatggatttgaaCTTGAGTatgaaggagagaatgatTATTCTGTCAACGATGAGGTCGTATACTTTGATGAGTACTAGAGCAGAGAGGTCAGGTGGTGATTGATGGAAAGTCGATAAGTACCTGATGACAGTTAATGATGGAAATGAATCTATGATCTCATGTCGAAAATATACATCAAATGGAGCGCGTCCATTGCTGAGGGCCAGCCTAAGGTAAAAAAAATGGTCAAGTGAGCCCGCTCATGTTGATCTTGGACATAGTCCATTACTGTCTAATTGTCCTCTTTGTCCTCTCGGTGTATGGTAGACGCGTTGACGAATGACTTCCCGCCCCGTACCCTCCTTCATACAAGAGCAAAGCACTGCGGCCATCTTCTTGTGTTACAACGGTGAACAGAATGGACCCCATAGAGTAAATACTTTGCTAGCAATTCGATCCAGACTATGCTGTTCTCTTAGATCGACGGATCCGAGAGAGGTGCCACAACCACGTGTTCCTGAGATTAAGTTCGTCATAGGAAAGTCACTAGAAACCACCATCGCCACCTGCACACGAGTCAAAgtcattccatcatttgcatttccattcatctccatctcctcttcgatctGCATACTATTATAAGAACCGGATAATAGCTTGTCATATAGCTCAAAGAACCGCATCTGTCACTCGCATTTATCACCTGTACTTAACAAAtcaaaaatcaatcaatatggTAGGTCTAATTCTACCCGTCCTTTCTGGTAAACTCAGCTTCAGGTGCTAATTCTGGATGTAtatcacctcctcttcacctcctttcCGTCTCCTACGTATACCATCTGATTGATGCTACAATCTTCCGCTTATATAGTCTGGCTGGGACGACAAACCTCAAATCATCGGATTCAAACAACAACGACCTACTGTCGCTAAAGGCTCTGCTTTGAACTGTGAGCTACATGTCCGAATATACTGTACCACATTCTGTTGATGTCAGAAATTAACGGCCACTTTTTTATATGCTCAGCCGCCCAACGATCGGGTTTGGTAGTTTCTTCAGAATCGAAAGGTGCTGGACAGAACCACGGACGTGAGTATCATCCTTCATTGCCTATAGCTTGTATCGTGCAAACTACGGCACTTCCCTCTGTACCCTTTGTACATCATCTTTGCCCCGTATCGTATGGTACGCTGATTATTCATTATGCGCACGTAGCTGCCGATCACCAACGTATCGCCAAGCTCGATAGGGATGATGCACCTAAACCACCCGAAAAAATTGGAGTTGAGTGAGTTGGTGTTTCGATAGTCCATCGCCTCTTGATATATCACAGattccttcctctcttcttgtcttctCGTCTTGCAATATTTGGATATTGGAATCAGTGCTGATGATGTTACATCACCCATTGCAGTGTCGGTAAAGCAGTGGCAACAGCTAGAATGGCAATCAAGAATCAAGATGGAAAGTCTATGACTCAAAAGGAATTAGCTACTGCTGTTAATGCCCAACCTTCAGCTGTAAGTGCAACATCCCTTCCACTCCTACTCTGTATCTACTTTCTCCTcctatatacatatatcctTCAACTGGGATTCATATCTTTTTTAAGTCCACTGATGTCATGTCATTCGCGTTCCCGTTTCAATACTGATTCCCCTATCTCCCTAACAGATCACAGACTTGGAAGCTGGCCGAGCGATACCCGATCAACAACTGCTTGCTAAGCTcgagaggaaattgaatatCAAACTTCGAGGTGCGAAGGCTACTATCGGTGCACCTCTGCACCCACCTAAGAAGAAGTAAATTAAACGTGTATGCGATCGGGACGGATGGGATGGCACGTCGTAGAGGATGAATCATTATTTGTCGGTTCGGGCATCTGGATCCGAAAATTATCAGGCATCCGTCAGGGTAGGAGGTAGAAGGTAGATACAAAATGAAAAAGCAATATGTCATCTGCATGCATCGTCAATATACATGTACCGTCTGTCGAATGACGTTGCAATTACCCTTGCATTCGATGGTATTTGCTGTTAGTTGAATATATTTTGCTATGTGGGGTTTCGATTCGCCAAGAGGCAGTCTGAGTCATATGTCCGAGTCCGCGCTGTGATGATCTAATCGTCGTTCCTTCATCCCTCCCTCCTTTATCTTCCCTCTGTTTCTCATCTCACAGCTTTGGCTTTATCTACAGTGATCCTTGCCACCGCTCGATCAATTAGACAACAATATAAGATACTGATACATGACATCATATCACTAAAACTACCATCTAATAtctacatatacatacacatataccGTAGAACACTGTAATTTCCTATCCCACTATTGTATATCAAACACCCCAGCAATGTCTTGGAACCAATATCCCGGTGGtggtcatcatcaacaaggTAATGGAAATGGTGGCTATGGATacgctcctcctccacctcaacaaggaggatatggatatgcCCCGCCTCCCCCTCTAGGAGGAGGATACGGTGGACCGCctggtggtggatggggtggaCCTCCTCCTCAAATGGGGTGAGTACGATCTACCGTTTACAATTCCAACACCGCTCGACCTTCCGCCTATGTCATGGATATACTTGCGAGTTGATACTGACTTGGTTTTGCTTGATCGCTTAGGTATGCACCTCCCCAACAAGAGTACAACAATTATAACAGACCTCCCCCACCTCAACAGCATTACTCTGGTGGACAGGGAGGTTGGATCCCACCTACTGGTGCACCCCCCGAACATAATTATCATCAGACCGGTGCTGGATACATGCCCCCCTCTGGACCGCCCCAAAGTGGAGCATATAATAATGCTTATGGGAATAATGGGAATAGGGCACCAGGTGAGTCAGTTTGATGGCGATGTGGTTCCTCTTATCTTCCCACAACTCTCCATGGTATCCTATGAACATCGTCAAGAGGATCGATTGATCCAATTAATGCGAAGGATAAAAGCACAAGATAGGTGGAAGCTAATATTTTGAATGGTTTGTGTTCCAGTGCGACCACCTACTCAAACTCAGCATTATGGTCCACAACTTCATGGTCAGAATGGCCAGAACGCTCAGCCTTACTTCCAATATTCgcaatgtgagtgaacaatatatatatatatatctgatcTTTCCCTGTCGATTGCCTTTTCGTTGTTGCATGATGCATGATTTTACGCTGATGATCGTTTCCAATCCTTCGTCTTACAGGTACTGGTAGGAGAAAAGCATTATGCGTAAGCCTTCCCTCCATCTCTTGATTATTGACAATTTCAAGAAGCTCATATCGGGCTTGTAACGAAACAGATCGGTATCAACTACATTGGCACTTCTCAAGCTCTAGCGGGATGTATCAACGATGCTCATAATGTACAGAAATTCTTGATTGGTTAGTTTCAATCCGTGCAAGTCCAAATGGTCGTGCAATACTTCCGATAACATATTGACAATTGGGTTACCCTTCGGGTGCACAGAGCGATACAACTACAAAGCAGAAGATATCGTCATGTTAACAGATGACGCTAGAAACTCAAGACAAATTCCCACCAGAAATAACATCATCCAGGCTTGTCAATGGCTGGTTCAAGGTGCTCAACCGAACGATGCTTTGTTCTTCCACTAGTGAGTAACACGTATCCGATTGTCATCGCATCATTTATTGAATTTATTTGGTCTATGCAGCTCCGGTCATGGTGGTCAGACCAAAGATctggatggtgatgaggacgatggatatgatgaggtgatttaTCCTTTGGACCATCAACAGGCGGGTCatatcgttgatgatgaacgtgagtgatcttaAGGTGATGTGATGAACACTACgaaatgatgctgattgataACTATTTTCCCATCAATTGAATAGTGTATGTACATAATCGACCACAATTACTACATAGACTCCGGCAATAGCTGACAGTAATCCTGTTTCCGTCCTCAGACATCATCTACTGGTCAGACCTCTTCCTGCAGGATGTAGACTCACTGCCATCTTCGACTCGTCAGTTGATCTGTTCCACCTGAGCGCGAAcgtatcagctgatgatatgtaCTACCCACAGCTGTCACTCTGGTTCATGCCTCGATTTACCATACATCTACTCCACGGAAGGTACCATCAAAGAACCCAACCTTCTTGCTGAAGCCGGACAAGGATTGCTGGGTGCAGGGATGAGTTATCTCAAGTGAGTAGAGATTCTTCGGGTATCCATCGTTTCCTTCATTTTGCTGACCGTTCCATTGTAATATATAGGGGTGACACTGGAGGTATGCTTAAAGGTCTCATGGGGTGAGTGTCCATTCCGTTTGTACTGCTCAATGGTCTTGGCGCAGAACTGACCTACGTTCGGATTCTCTCATAGCATCGGTAAAAATCTTGTCAACCAGAACTCGGACGCACGGAAGAAGACGCAAGAGACTAAGACTAGTCCTGCTGATGTCATCATGTGGTCCGGTTGTAAGGACTCACAAACTGTGAGCTAACCCTCTCCTTTCTGTCGAAGGCATCTCAGCTGACG from Kwoniella mangroviensis CBS 8507 chromosome 1 map unlocalized Ctg02, whole genome shotgun sequence includes the following:
- a CDS encoding multiprotein-bridging factor 1, whose protein sequence is MSGWDDKPQIIGFKQQRPTVAKGSALNSAQRSGLVVSSESKGAGQNHGPADHQRIAKLDRDDAPKPPEKIGVDVGKAVATARMAIKNQDGKSMTQKELATAVNAQPSAITDLEAGRAIPDQQLLAKLERKLNIKLRGAKATIGAPLHPPKKK
- a CDS encoding metacaspase-1; this translates as MSWNQYPGGGHHQQGNGNGGYGYAPPPPQQGGYGYAPPPPLGGGYGGPPGGGWGGPPPQMGYAPPQQEYNNYNRPPPPQQHYSGGQGGWIPPTGAPPEHNYHQTGAGYMPPSGPPQSGAYNNAYGNNGNRAPVRPPTQTQHYGPQLHGQNGQNAQPYFQYSQCTGRRKALCIGINYIGTSQALAGCINDAHNVQKFLIERYNYKAEDIVMLTDDARNSRQIPTRNNIIQACQWLVQGAQPNDALFFHYSGHGGQTKDLDGDEDDGYDEVIYPLDHQQAGHIVDDEREHHLLVRPLPAGCRLTAIFDSCHSGSCLDLPYIYSTEGTIKEPNLLAEAGQGLLGAGMSYLKGDTGGMLKGLMGIGKNLVNQNSDARKKTQETKTSPADVIMWSGCKDSQTSADTQEAGKATGAMSYAFIASLTKYPQQSYVQLLNTIRDELKGRYSQKPQLSASHPMDTNLLFIA